A window from Camelus dromedarius isolate mCamDro1 chromosome 9, mCamDro1.pat, whole genome shotgun sequence encodes these proteins:
- the LRRC36 gene encoding leucine-rich repeat-containing protein 36 has translation MAEQWDLDEEGIRRLGALTLEQPELVESLSLQGSYAGKILSIGDAFINFKNLRSLDLSRNLITSLKGIQYLCSLQDLNLYYNNIPSLVEVSRLQPLPFLKELDLRLNPVVRKDTDYRLFAVYMLQTLEKLDDRAVRESERKAAKLHFSQLGNSENFLLEVEKCSREKTMKNCVTNESSASKVNTDVDNRIETDSNKGLFIPFPNREIKDSLTSSSATQGNIIPDQKLDAFPLGTQIQEVARREKPSDNHQEDEFRHYSPHQSTVRSPEKMVREGYRISFLDSKSSGSSPEKDMIPKPDTYQLTHDVSVGKRLDVGDSSQIHPYQLPSDVCLENYDSHSQNLSLHGSLGKRPQRSKNYQEYSTKPSNNVKATTSHSCGDLLTSLSNPDSSTGRLLKLSSDLYATTHFNSDPALLVNVEQQLSTSLGDVTPAHGSFPNNSVLGDSLRTLLFPTGTSENKESLTKRSLSPSRRGFKRKDNILATLNPKHGFRNVTGNEPLSSDLGSLHDLPGNHSPPVSARTSHVATVLRQLLELVDKHWNGSGSLLLNKKFLGPARDLLLTLVVPAPSQQWCRSQSEDTSKAFRRREMELKEAGQLVPNDMESLKQKLVRVLEENLILSEKIQQLEEGATTSIVSGHKSHTSDDLLCKNQQLNMQVAYLNQELAQLRKLEETVALLHESQRSLVVTNEYLLQQLNKEQKGHSGKALLPPAKSHHLGRSSPFGKSTLSSSSPVAHDTGQYLIQNVSGSVPEPSLWS, from the exons AACTGGTGGAGTCTCTTTCATTGCAGGGATCTTATGCTGGAAAAATCCTTTCCATTGGTGATGccttcataaattttaaaaatcttcgaTCCTTAGATTTATCAAGAAATTTGATCACTAGCCTGAAG GGCATCCAGTATTTATGTTCACTCCAAGACCTGAATTTATATTATAACAACATCCCTTCATTAGTGGAGGTGTCCCGCCTACAGCCTTTACCCTTCCTCAAAGAACTAGATTTGAGACTCAATCCTGTTGTCAGGAAAGATACAGATTATAGACTCTTTGCTGTGTACATGCTACAAACTCTGGAGAAACTGG ATGACCGAGCTGTACgagaaagtgagagaaaagcTGCCAAGCTGCATTTTAGTCAGTTGGGCAAcagtgaaaattttcttttagagGTGGAAAAATG CTCTAGGGAGAAGACAATGAAAAATTGTGTAACAAATGAGAGCTCTGCCTCAAAAGTCAACACTGATGTTGATAACAGGATTGAAACCG ACTCAAACAAAGGACTTTTTATTCCCTTCCCTAACCGGGAAATAAAGGATTCCCTAACAAGTAGTTCTGCAACCCAGGGCAACATTATACCAGATCAGAAACTAGATGCGTTCCCACTGGGGACACAG ATACAGGAAGTGGCAAGAAGAGAGAAGCCAAGTGACAATCACCAagaagatg AATTCAGACACTACTCGCCTCATCAGTCTACAGTTCGATCCCCAGAGAAGATGGTTAGAGAAGGGTACCGAATATCTTTTTTGGACAGTAAGTCTTCAGGTTCTTCTCCAGAAAAGGACATGATACCAAAACCTGATACTTACCAGCTTACCCATGATGTCTCAGTGGGTAAACGACTGGATGTTGGTGATTCTAGCCAAATTCATCCCTATCAGTTACCTTCAGATGTTTGTCTAGAAAATTATGATAGTCATTCTCAAAATCTATCCCTGCATGGAAGTCTTGGTAAAAGGCCTCAGAGAAGCAAGAACTACCAAGAATATAGCACAAAGCCTTCAAATAACGTGAAGGCCACCACATCCCATTCCTGTGGAGACTTACTGACTTCTCTGTCAAACCCTGACTCCAGCACTGGAAGGCTTTTGAAGCTTAGTTCAG ATCTGTATGCCACAACCCATTTCAACAGTGACCCTGCTCTGCTGGTCAATGTAGAGCAACAATTATCTACCAGCCTTGGTGATGTAACACCAGCACATGGTTCTTTCCCAAACAACTCTGTCCTGGGAGACTCTCTGCGAACACTGCTATTTCCTACTGGGACTTCAGAAAACAAAGAGAGTTTGACCAAGAGGTCATTAAGCCCATCAAGGAGAGGATTCAAACGGAAGGACAATATCCTTGCCACCCTGAATCCAAAGCATGGTTTCAGAAATGTTACAGGCAATGAG ccTCTCTCTAGTGACCTGGGCAGTTTGCATGATTTGCCTGGAAACCACAGCCCCCCAGTCTCTGCCAGAACCTCCCATGTGGCTACTGTCCTCAGACAGCTCCTGGAGCTTGTGGATAAGCACTGGAATGGCTCCGGGTCCCTACTTCTCAACAAGAAGTTTCTTG GTCCTGCCCGAGATCTGCTTCTGACTTTGGTAGTCCCTGCTCCTTCTCAGCAGTGGTGTCGCTCACAATCTGAAGACACATCAAAAGCCTTCCGCAGGAGGGAGATGGAACTGAAGGAGGCTGGGCAGCTGGTTCCTAATGACATG GAAAGTTTGAAGCAAAAACTGGTCAGAGTACTGGAAGAAAACCTCATTTTGTCAGAAAAAATCCAGCAATTGGAGGAAGGTGCTACCACCTCAATAGTGAGTGGGCACAAGTCCCACACTTCTG ATGATCTCCTGTGCAAAAACCAACAGCTGAACATGCAAGTGGCTTACCTGAACCAGGAGCTTGCCCAGCTGAGAAAGCTGGAGGAGACAGTGGCCCTTCTCCACGAAAGTCAGAG ATCCCTGGTGGTAACTAATGAGTATCTGCTGCAGCAGCTGAATAAAGAGCAAAAAGGTCATTCTGGGAAAGCACTTCTGCCTCCTGCGAAGAGTCATCATTTGGGGAGATCATCGCCCTTTGGGAAAAGCACGCTGTCTTCCTCCTCACCAGTGGCACATGATACGGGTCAGTATCTAATACAGAATGTTTCAGGCTCCGTCCCAGAGCCTAGTCTATGGAGCTAG